In the Parasphingorhabdus halotolerans genome, GCCTCGGCGCCATCCACAAGCATGGACAAAAGCATTTGCTAGCGTCATGACGCAAAATAACCCCGAATAAGAGGACCATTGCTTTGTTAGACCAACTTTCTGTTGACGCCGTATCCGGTAATTTTTCACCAATCGCTTTGTTTCTGGAAGCTGATATCGTCGTTAAACTGGTGATGGTCGGCCTGTTACTGGCCAGCGTCTGGACCTGGACGATCATCGTCAGTTTCGCCCTCAAGATAGGACGCACGCAGAGCAAATCCGAGAAATTCGAGCGCGCGTTTTCCTCTGCCGACAATGTTGACAGCTTTTATGAAAGTCATGGAAAATCAACGCTGCCGATGGCAAAAGTGCTTGCCGCTGGCGTCAAAGAATGGCGGCGATCCACGGCGCGCGGCCCGATTGACCGCGATGGCACAAGGCAACGATTGGCGACAGCAATGAACGCCACAATCGCGCATGAAGTGGACCAGCTGGCAGATCGTTTGAACTTCCTCGCAACCGTCGGCAGTGTTGCACCATTTGTCGGTCTATTCGGCACAGTCTGGGGTATCATGCGCAGTTTCTCGGCCATCGCAGCCGAACAAAATAGCTCCCTCGCGGTGGTTGCGCCCGGCATTGCCGAAGCGCTTTTTGCGACCGCCATTGGTCTGTTTGCAGCCATTCCGGCGGTCATCGCCTATAACCGCTTCTCCCATCGCCTGAACAAGCTTGAGGCTCGCATGGGGCGTTTTGCCGATGGTTTCCACGCCACGCTGAGCCGTGAGCTGGAGCTTGGAGACTGAGCATGGGCATGAACATGGGATCAGGCATTGGCAGGCGTGGCGGCAGACGCGGCCGGGCGCCGATGGCAGAGATTAACGTCACCCCATTTGTTGATGTGATGCTCGTGCTGCTTATCATCTTCATGGTTACCGCGCCATTGCTGGTTGCCGGTGTTCCGGTGGATCTACCGGAAAGCCGTGCCAACGCGCTGGAACAGGACCAGGAGCCGGTGCAAATTTCAATTGATCCGGAAGGCCGGGTATATCTTGGTGAGGACGAGGTCAGCCAGTCCGCGCTGGCTGCACGACTTGGTGAAATAGCCGCAACGCAGGATCCGGAAAATCCGCGCCAGATCATGCTGCGCGGCGACAAAACTCTGGATTACGGCTTGATCATGGGTGTGATGGGCGAACTCAATCGGGCAGGCCTTAACCGGGTGTCATTAGTCACAACAGGTTCATCTGACACAAATTAGGACTTACACGCTGATATGGAAAAGGCTGAAAAAATTGGCTTGGGAGTGGCAGCGGCAGGGCATATTGCCCTGTTCGGTGTGTTATCGCTCAGCCTGATTGCCAAGCCCGATGAAGCGTTTCGGCCCAAGCCAATGGAAGTGATGATTGCCGATGAAGTGGGGCTGGAAAGCTCGACACCTAATCCGGCCATGGTCGCGCCCGCTACCAGTGTGGCGCCAGAATTGGGCCTGCCGGAAGAAAGCAGCTTCATGGAACCGGAGCCGCTGCCGGAACCGCCGCCGACTCCGGCAGCTACACCGAAACCAACGGTGAAACCTGCACCAACGTCGAGTGAACCGCGCCGGAGGCCTGACAAACCAACAAGCACCACAAAACCAAAACCCAAACCGGCGGCTAAACCGACGCCTGCTGCCAAGCCGACACCGGCGGCAAAACCAAAGCCGACGCCGAAAGGCTCCCGCCTCGGAGATGATTTCCTCAAGGGCGTAACCGATGCTCCATCAACCAGCCAGAACCAGAATATTCGCGCTGAAAAAGCGTCTGCCTCTGCCGTGGCTTCGCTCCAGCGTGAGCTTTACCGACTGGTGAAACAGCGATGGAGTCCACCATCTGGCGCAGATTCCGAATTGCTACGCACCAAGGTAGTGGCGCGACTGGACCGTGATGGCAAAATCATTGGTAGCCCTTCGGCTTCAACTACTGGGATAACCGCCAGCAATCGCTCACAAGTTGGTGTGCATCAGGAGCGGGCTATTGCCGCTGTCCGGCTTGCTGCGCCCTATACCACTTTCCCAGAGAAATTTTACGACGAATGGAAGGTCATTGAGCCTGTCCTGTATCAAGGTATTTAGGAGACTATAAGTGTCAAAAATAACCGCGACTCGCACCCAATCAAGCCATAGGCTTTTTTCATGGATTGCTGCATCGTTCATGCTGATCGGCATCACTGCGCCTGTCAAAGCGCAGCTGACTGTCGATGTCGATAACAGCGCAGGCGATGAATTGGTCATCTCGGTTCCTGGCTTGCCAACACCGCAAAGCGTCAACACGCCTGCTGGCAGCACCGCAGAACTTGGCGGCAAGATCAGCGATGTCATTGTCAGCGATCTGCGCTCGAGTGGGTTGTTTAAGCCAAAGGGGCGCAACGAAGTGCGCGGCATTAGTTTTGACGAGGTCACCGCGCCGCAATTTCCCTATTGGGCGGGCACCAATAGCTCGGCGCTGATTCAGGGTTTTATACGCGCCAATCCCGACGGCAAATTGACCGTTGGCTGTTATCTCTATGATGTTGCGCTGGAAACAGAACTCACCCGCCAAGGATTTGTTGTCGATCCCGGCGACTGGCGGCGCGCGGCGCATAAATGCGCTGATAGCATCTACTCGCGTTTATCTGGGGAATCGCCGTTTTTTGACAGCCGCATTGCCTATATCGCCGAAACCGGGCCGAAGGGAAACCGCACCAAACGTCTGGCGATCATGGACAGCGACGGTGCCAATCACCGGTTCATCACGAACGGTCAGGCAACCGCACTCACCCCGCGCTTTTCACCTGACTATCGCAGACTGGTCTATCTCAGCTTTCTCGATGGGAACCCGCGAATTTATGTTTATGAGATTGGCACCGGGCAACAGAAACTGATTACCCAGAGCACCAACCCGACTTTTGCTCCACGCTGGTCGCCCGATGGCAAGTGGATCCTCTATTCCATGGCGATTTCCGGCAACACTGATATTTACAAGGTATCATCCGGCGGTGGGACACCGCAGCGGCTGACATTCTCGCCGGGTATTGATATTGGCGGCAGCTTTTCTCCCGATGGCAGCAGGATCGTGTTTGAAAGCGATCGAAGCGGGAGTCAGCAGCTTTATGTGATGGGCGCCAATGGCGGCAATGAAAACCGCATCAGCTTCGGCGGCGGGCGCTATGCAACGCCGGAATGGAGCCCGCGCGGAGATTTAATCTCTTTCACGAAAATGGCCGGTAATTTCCGCATCGGTGTAATGACTCCAAGCGGTGGCGGTGAACGTTTGCTCACCAATAGCTGGCAGGATGAAGCGCCGACCTGGGCACCCAATGGCCGCGTCATCCAGTTCTTCCGCACAGCGCGCGGCAGTGGACAGACCGGTATTTGGCAAGTGGATTTGACCGGCCGCAATGAACGGAAACTGCCGACACCGGTCGATGGCTCGGACCCTGCTTGGGGTCCTTTATTACCGTAGACTTGACTTCACCATTCGAATCGCGACAAGTACCTGATAAGTCGCTATAACTGGAATTAATTGCAACCAGAATAGGAGCAGAAATATGTTAAAATATGCGACCCCCTCCTGATTACCTCCAGCCTGGTGCTGGCAGGCTGCGCAAAGAAGGCACCAGATGATCTGCCACCGCCGCCCGTTGGGACAACCCAACCGACCGGACCTACTGGACCAGTTGGCCCCGGCTATGCTCCCGGGTCACAGGGTGATTTCCTCGCCAACACCATGTCTGACCGGATCCTTTTTGATACAGACCGTTACAATGTGGATTCGCAGGATCAGGTGATTTTACAAAGCCAGGCGCAATGGCTGGCACAACATCCCAATGCCCGGATCACAATTGAAGGCCATGCCGATGAGCGCGGAACGCGGGATTACAACCTTGCCCTTGGCGAACGCCGCGCCAATGCGGCGAAAAATTATCTGGCTTCGCTTGGCGTCAGTCCATCACGCATGACAACGGTGAGTTACGGCAAGGAGCGCCCGGATGCTCTTGGCTCGAACGAATCCGCATGGGCGCAAAACCGCCGCGCCGTGAGTGTTGTCGTTCGCTAAAGATCGATTGGTACGTTAAAAAAAAAGGCCGCCACCCGAACCGGGTCGCGGCCGTTTTTTTAATTTCAGAAATCTATTTTTTGGTGCCGGTCATTGCCATTTCACCAAAAGCGCCCGCTTTAACCGAACCGGCCAGTTGACCATCGGTAATTGTTGCATCGCCTTCCAGTTTCATTGGCATCGGGACCGTCATGTTCATCGTCCAGGTAATGTGGTTGCCATCCACCTTGCCGTCTTCGACATCCATAGCACCCATTGCGCCAGCATTCGTGCCGGTAAATGTATCACCGTCCGTCACAATAGTGAATTCCGAGGTTTGGTCGCCCATAGGGGATTTGGTGACGCATGTATAAGTACCATCAATAGACATAATATTTTCCTTCTCGTTTTCTTAGTTCCGACCGCATGGTGACGATATGTTATTCATCGCCATCCGAATCACTGGAGCTGGATAGTTTACTAACATCCGTGTCACTAGCTTCATAGCCGCGATATTCAATCGGCATACCCAGCGCTTCCAGTTGCGGTTTGATTTTGTCAGCATCGCCAACGATTACCCAGGTAAAGCCATTTGGATCGACCGCATCAGCCATCGCTTTGTTAAGGTCTTCAGCCGTTAAGGTCCGGTAGCGCGCGGCCACGGTTTCTGCGTAGTTGGATGGACGCCCAAACTGCACATCTTCCTGCATCTGACCCAGCACGCTGGTCGAACGTTCAAACTGACCGGGCAACTGACGGACGTTGCCATTGACCGTGCGTTTTAGTTCTGCATCGGTAACGCCGTTTTCGCCAAGAAAATCTACCACCTGCGCCTTTATGGCAGCAACAGCGGGTCCGGTTTGATTAGTCTGTACTGGCGCGCGCATCAGATAGGGAACTTCATGTTCGCCGCGCAAAATGCTGTTGCGTGTACCGTAGCTCCATCCTTTTGTTTCCCGCAAATCCATATTGATCCGAGAGAGGAAGTTGCCTCCCAGCACCTCATTCGCTGCGTCAAGCGTCAACAGATCATCCGTGCCCTTGAGCGGTGTGACCTGACCTGCATAAATAAGGGACTGCGGAGAATTTGCGCGGTGGATGACCACAATCTTCTCTTGGGCAGCAGGGATAGCAGCATCGAAATTTTTTGCAGGCGCTGCTTTGCCGGTGCCCTTCCATTTGCCAAAACGCATTTCCAGTTTATCGACCAGCGCCTTCCTGGCGATATTGCCCGTCGCGAACAAGGTTGCGTTTTCCGGTCGCATCCAGCCATTGTGGAATTTCACCAAATCGTCGCGGGTAATGGAGGAAACGGATTCCTTGGTTCCATCGCCAGAAAAACCGCGACCGTAAGGGTGGGCTTCACCAAATAAAAGCGGCGGCAGAGCGTTACCGGCGATTGAGCCAGGATCATTGGCGGCTGCTTCAATCGAAGTCAGCTGCTGCACCCGGATACGCTCGATATCGTCTGATTTGAAAGCAGGGTTTTTGACTATATCGGCCATCAGGTCGAGCGAGGCATCCAGATTGGGATTGACTGCACTCAGGCTAACGGCGGTCTGGTCACGACCGCCACCAACGCCAATATTGGCACCCAGCCGCTCTTGCTGCTCGGCGATCTGGATTGAATTCAGACTGGTCGTGCCCTCTTCCAGCATGGATGTGACAAAATTCTGCAATCCGATTTTATCGGCAGGATCCGCGGTGGTGCCTGCGTCAAACGAGAGCGTCACACGCGTCATCGGTACCGCGTCGCGCCGCGCGAAATAGACCTTGATGCCGTTGGAGAGCGTTGCGGTTTCCACATCGGGAAAATCAACATTGGGGACTTCGCCGACGGGCGGCAGACTAGAACGATCTGGCGCGGTGACCGTTCCGGCCTGACCGTCCTGCATATAATAAGCCGGAGCCGTCAGCGTTCCTGTCCGCGCACCCTTGCCTGCGCCGACTTCTTGGTAGGCTTCACGTTCTCCAGGCACAACGGTTATGCCGACTACTGGCCGTGTCAGCCATTTCTGCATGGCTCCGGTCACCGATTCCGGTGTTGTCGATGCCAGCCGCTGCAGTTCCTTTTTGAAGTGGCTCGGATCGTTGGAATAGAGCTTACCCTCTGCTAAAGCGACGGCCTTGCCGCTAAAACCGCCAACCTGCTCGAGGCCGGCAATTCTGGACGCAGCATCGCGCGTGGCGACCCGCTGCACTTCATCAGCAGTCGGGCCTGTTTTGATAAAATCAGCAATAATCTCATCCAGCCGCTTGGCGACCATATCGGCGTCTTCACCCGGTTTCACATCCGCCTGAATATTGACCAGGCTGCCATGTACGAATGGAATCACAAACGCAGATACCGCCACCGCATTTTTCTCTTCCCGCACCATGATATTGTCAAGCCGCGAGCTTGCAAGACCGCCCAGAACGGCCATGCCGACATCGAGCTTTGTGTAATCCGGATCATTGAGCCCAGGCACTACCCAGTTGCGATAAATGCGCGTCGTAGCGACTTTGTCCTTCATCACCTCAAACACCGGCGCAGCTAAGCTCGGGATAGGCGGATCAAGTTTTTCGATCGGCTTGCCGCTCGGAATAGCACCGAACCATTTATTGACCAGCGGCTTCGCGGCCATCGCATCAATATCGCCAGCCAGAACCAGTATCGCGTTATTGGGTCCATAGTGGTCGGTAAACCAGGTTTTCATATCGTCAAGGGAAGCGGCTTCCAGGTCTTCCAACGAGCCGATGGTGTCGTGCCCATAGGGGTGACTGCTATCGGGAAACAGCAACTCGGTTTGCTTGTAGCCGACCAAACCATAAGGTTGATTATCGCCCTGCCGTTTTTCGTTGGAAACCACACCGATCTGATTGTCGAGCTTCTCTTGTGTCACTGCACCAAGCAAATATCCCATCCGGTCGCTCTCCAGGAACAGCGCAACTTCAAGTGCCGATTTGGGAACGGTCTGGAAGTAGTTGGTGCGATCCAGCCAGGTGGTGCCATTAAGATCCGTCGCGCCAATTTGCCGCAACGGCTCGAAATAATCTCCCGGCGCGTTCTCAGAGCCGTTGAACATGATATGCTCGAACAGATGCGCATACCCGGTCTTGCCTTTGGGTTCATTAGCCGAACCAACGCCATACCAAATAGACACCGCAACAATCGGTGCCTTGCGGTCGGTGTGGACCAGCACCTTGAGTCCGTTATCCAGCGTGAATTCTTCATAAGGAATATTCACCGCGTCAACGAGTTCGCTGACCGGCGCGGGCTTCGGAGCTTTATGATTGTCGGCAAAAGCCGGTGCAGAAACCGTCAAGGCGCTCGTAGCAAGAGCGAAAAACAACGTGCGGGAGAAGCGTGACATCAGGGGTAATCCTCTCAAAGATAGATAATATTTACTCTAATAGTTGGAACAGCTATCGCCGCGCAAGCCTGAGCGCCCAAGTTCGACCAACGCCCTTCTGCATTCGACGAACGGCATAAAGCCTATTTGTGCTTCCAGCCCCAGAAAAGATGGCATGGCAAGATGTTCCAGAACGAATATCCATTATCGATCCGGTCAAAATACGGAGCCATAAAATCACGAGCACGTTTAACAAATTGGTACACGAGAAATGCCCCGCCGGGACGAAGCGCCTCATAAGTTTCGCTCGCGATTTTCGGTCCCAAATTGTCGGGCAGGGTAGAAAAAGGCAGGCCCGACAAAATATAATCCGCTTTTTCATGACCAAGGTCAGCAATAATCTGGCGCACATTGGCGGCGGAACCATGCACTGGATAGAAGCGACTATCGCGGATGGATTTGGACAAATATTCAATGAAGTCTGGATTGAGGTCGATTACGATCAGCGTCGCATCCGGTTTCATTCGTTCCAGTATCGGGCGGCAAAAAGTGCCAACGCCGGGACCATATTCAACGAACACATCGCATTCGTCCCATTTGACCGGTTCGAGCATTTTTCTGATCGTGACATCGGACGAAGGAATGATTGATCCAACCATTACCGGATGCTTGATAAAACCCTTGAAAAAGACACCCCAAGCGCCGAAGAAACGCTCCAGTCGCGCTTTGATTCGGCTGAAAATTGGTGTTTTTGCTATGCTGTTACTCAAGAAGTGTCTCCGGACGATTGCCTGGCCGACTTGTTAGAGTGTAATAGCCCCGGTGACAATTATTTTACCGGTTGCGCGTTGAAACCGATTGATTGAAAGAATGATCATGATGCTTCATCCGGCCGGGTCCATTGCAGTAATTTTTTGCGCCAAACGGACGACCATTGACGAGGCTGGCTATCAGGAAGCAGCAGCCAAAATGAGCGCGCTGGCAAAATTGCAGCCCGGCTATCTTGGTGAAGACCATGCCCGCACGGAAAATGGTCTGGGAATTACGATAAGCTACTGGAAAGATGATTCCAGCGCGAAAGCCTGGCGCGATCAGCCGGACCATGCGGCAACAAGAGAAAAAGGCCGCGACAAATGGTATGAATTTTACACCCTCCATGTCGCCCGTGTCGAACGCAGCTATGACTGGCAGAAATAACTTGCCATAGAGACGCGATGGCCGATTCTCCTGTTCCTGAAACTGCAACACCAAAGGCTACACCGATAGATAGCACGCGTATGACTGTGCTGTTTTCGGTCATGCTGGTGACCGCATCGGGCAATACCGCCATGCAGTCCATCCTGCCGACAATCGGCACTCAGCTCCATATCCCTGATTTTTGGGTAAGCGCGGCATTTAGCTGGTCGGCATTGCTGTGGGTTTACACCGCACCCAAATGGGCGAGAATGTCCGACAAACGCGGGCGAAAGGCCTTGATGCGACTTGGCATGATCGGCTTCACATCTTCATTCGCGCTCGCGGGGCTGGCGTTGTTCCTTGGGTTGCAAGGCTGGTATAGTGCGCTTTGGACGTTCGTATTATTCGCTTTATTCCGTAGCCTCTACGGCGGCCTCGGATCAGCCGCACCGCCTGCTGTGCAGGCCTATGTTGCAGCACGCACAGCACGAGCCGACCGCACCAAGGCATTGTCGCTTATCGCCTCTTCGTTCGGCTTGGGTACGGTTGTCGGGCCAGCAATTGCGCCGCTTTTGATTTTGCCGGTGCTGGGCCTTTCCAGCCCGATGTTTGCCTTTGCTTTTATAGGCATTGTCGTCATGGTGGCACTGGCGCTGAAACTCCCAAATGATGATCCCGGTTTCGCCGCGCGCGGAGTTGTGACATCAGAACCCTATAGCTCCGCGCCGACATCAGCCAATTTGCGGCGCGATGATGAAGACGATGATGAAGGCGAACCTGAACCACCGCAGCTGCGCTGGCTTGACCAGCGGATCCGTCCCTGGCTCATCACCGGCTTTCTTGGCGGCAACGCACAGGCGATGGCACTTGGCGTTGTTGGATTTCTGGTACTCGACCGACTCGGGCTCCGTGCCGACCCCGCAGCCGGAATAGAGATGACAGGTATCGTATTAATGTCAGGCGCAGCGGCAACACTGCTCGCGCAATGGGGGCTCATCCCGTTACTGCAAATGGGGCCGCGCGCGTGCGTGCTTTGGGGTATGATTACAGCGATGGTCGGTTGCGCAATATTATCAGAAGCTTCCGGGCTTTATTCCATCATCATCGGCTTTGCACTTGCGTCTCTCGGCTTCGGTATGTTCCGCCCGGGCTTCACCGCCGGTTCGTCAATCAATGTTAGCCGCGCCGAGCAGAATGCGGTGGCGGGTATGGTCGCGAGTATAAGTGGTGCGGCATATATAGCTTCACCTGCGATAGGCGTACTTCTCTATACCTTATATGCGCCTCTGCCTTACTGGTTGGCACTTGCAATCTGTCTTTTTCTGTTCGGCTGGGGCTGGAAGACGTTACAGGCCGATTAAGCTGACATCTCGTGCAGTTAACGGCCGATCAGATATAGCTATAACATTTCACTCAGCAATTGCTTTTCACTCACCATGCTTGCTGCCCCGTTCCGGTGTCAGCATGCCTGGAGAAACAAAACCAATAGGCTCGGCGCGCATCGCGTTTTGTTTCAGCTCGCTTTCCATTTTCGAGTATTCCTCCTCCATTTCCGGCGTGACGGACGCCCGACTGTCTTTTAGCGCTTTCTCGAAATGCTTCATCGACACGGTTTCGACCAAACCGCCATATTCACGTAGCGCATAAAGCCCGGCCCGGCGTACAAGGTCTTCAAGATCAGCGCCCGAATATCTTTCCGCTCGTTCCGCAATATCATCCAGATCGACATCCTTCGCCATCGGCATTTTTGATGTATGAATGGCCAATATTCTGCGCCGACCGGCTTTCCCCGGAACCGGCACGTAAATGAGCTCGTCAAACCGGCCGGGCCGCAACAATGCCGGATCAACCAGACCGGGACGGTTCGTCGCGCCGATCAATATTACCGACTGCATTTCCTCAAGCCCGTCCATTTCTGCAAGAATAGTATTGACCACGCGCTCAGTCACTTGCGGTTCACCCATGCCTCCGCCACGCGCCGGAACCAGACTATCAATCTCGTCAATGAACAGGATAGTTGGCGCTACCTGGCGCGCACGGGCAAAAAGCCGGGCAATTTGCTGTTCACTCTCGCCATACCATTTGGAAAGCAGATCGCTGGATTTGGTCGCAATGAAATTCGCTTCCGCCTCGCGCGCAACCGCTTTGGCCAGCAGGGTTTTGCCCGTACCCGGAGGGCCATAGAGCAGAAATCCCTTAGCGGGTCTTATTCCGAGCCGCGTGAAAGCTTCCGGGTTTTTCATCGGCAATTCAATGCCCTCTTTAAGGCGCATCTGCGCATCATCAAGCCCGCCAATGTCTTCCCAGCGAACGTCCGGTGCCTGCACCATCACCTCACGCATCGCCGATGGTTGCACGCGTTTAAGCGCCTCAACAAAATCATCACGCCGAACGACAAGCTCTTCAAGCACTTCGGGCGGCACCGTTTCTGATTCCAGATCCAGCTTGGGCATGATCCGTCGCACGGCTTCTATTGCCGCTTCCCGCGTCAAAGCGGCAAGATCAGCCCCGACAAAACCATAGGTCGTGCGCGCCAGCTCCTGCAAATCAACCGCTGGTTCCAGCGGCATACCCCGCGTGTGGATGCCCAATATCTCTTTGCGGCCTTTTATATCAGGAACACCAACAACGATTTCACGATCAAACCGGCCGGGACGGCGCAATGCCTCATCAATGGCTTCAGGCCGGTTTGTGGCAGCAATAACGACCAGATTAAGCCGTGACTCCAGTCCGTCCATAAGGGTCAGAAGTTGCGCGACCAGACGTTTCTCGGTTTCCCCTTGCACCTGACCACGTTTGGGCGCGATGGAGTCGATCTCGTCGATAAACAGGATCGACGGCGCAGCCTTGGTCGCTTCTTCAAAAATCTCGCGGAGTTTTTTCTCCGACTCGCCGTAGGCGGACCCCATGATTTCCGGGCCGTTGATCAGGAAAAATTCAGCGTCGCTTTCATTCGCAACCGCGCGGGCAAGGCGGGTTTTTCCTGTTCCCGGAGGGCCATGGAGCAACACACCGCGCGGGGGATCAACGCCAAGCCGGGTGAATAATTGCGGGTAACGCAGTGGCAGCTCGACCATTTCGCGCAGCTGATCAATCGTCTCATGCAATCCACCAACATCATCATATGTGACATCCGCGCGACGGTGTTCGGTTGTTTCTTCATATTCCGGGCGTAACTCAACCTCGGTGTCCTGATCGATATGAACAACGCCTTTGGGAGATGTTGACACCACGGTTAACCTGATCTGCTGCAGGGAAAATGCCGGAGCAGCAAGCATCTGCTGAAGTTGGGGCGGCATATCACCGCGATCGACTTGCTGCTGGCCGTGAGTAGCAACAAAATCACCAGCGGTTACCGGCCGGCCCATAAAGCTTCGTTTCAAGCCATTCCCGCTGCCATGCAGACGCAGGTCTTTTTGCGCCGGGGCGAACACCACTTTCTTTGCTGGTTTCGAATCCACCTTGCGAATTTCGACGAAATCCCCGGAGCCCACACCGGCATTTGCGCGCTGCAAGCCATCAAGCCTTGCAAAATCAAGCCCTTCATCTTCGGGATAGGGAAGAACGGCCCGTGCAGGCGTAGGGCGTTTGCCGGATATTTCGACAACGTCACCCTCGATCAACCCGAGTTTGCCAAGGTTTTCCCGAGACAATCGGGCCAAGCCGCGGCCACTATCTTCCGGTCGCGCGTTGGCAACCTGCAGTTTTATCATTGGATCGTCGTTTGTTGTTTTGTCTTCGGGGGTTGCTGCGTCAGCCACGGGGGAGGATCTCCTCAAACTATCTATTGCATTATTAACAAGATAGGGAGCTGCGCGGCTTTATGCGACCCTGAATTTTTTTCGGATGCGTCGGCCGCAGATTTAGGCCAAAAAAAAGGGCTAGCCCCGAAAGACTAGCCCTAAAAAGTTTTTAGGAGAGGATGCCTGAAAGGCACATCCTATTTGAGGGAAAATGGCTTATGTTGCAAGTGCGAAAAGATTATTTTCAGATGCAAAATTTGCAATCATAATACGCCCAAATCGGACTGATTATGCCATTTTTACCAGTATTATTACATTTTGCGTTGCACAATCTGCATTTTGACACGATAGAAACGCTATCATGCGGCGTCTTCCTCCCCTTCGCGCTCTTGAAGCCTTTGTTCGTGTGGCACGGCTTGGTTCATCCAAGGCGGCCGCCGCTGAACTTGCCCTTTCTGCACCCGCCCTGAGCCGACGGATAAAGTCTCTCGAAGATCATATTGGAAAGACGCTGTTCGAGCGCCGCAATCAATCAATGATTCTCAATGAGGATGGTCGGATCCTGCTCGAAACGGTTGCTCCTGCGATGGAAAATATCGCCGATGCCGTGGAAAAAATGACGGTTACCGGAAGCGACATGCGGTTGCGACTGGGCGTTTTACCGCTGTTTGGCGCAACCCGGCTGTTGCCGCGCTTGCCGGAGCTTAAAAAGCTCTATCCCAAACTGCATATTGATGTGGATACGTCGAGCCATGCGGAAAATATGCTGGGCGATGTTATCGACGCGGCGATCATTATAGCAGACCATGTCGATCCAAATCTCCATTCGGTAAAACTGGACAGCAACAAGGTTTATGCCATCGCTTCATCGGAGCTCAAAAATGGCCCGAATGCGATCACAACTCCAACGGATCTGCAAAACCATAATATTCTGGTTCACAGCGATATGACCAAAGCGTTCGATCAGTGGAAATTGGCAGTCGGTTTGCCCGATCTCGAACCAGCGGGCGTCGACCATATGAATAGCGGACCCTTGATGCTCGAAGCCGCAGCCCAAGGGTTGGGCGTTGCCATCATGCACGGCGGTCATTTTTCGGATGCAAATGACCCGCGTTTGGTGCGGTTATTCGACTATGACATTGATAGCCCCTATAGCTACTGGTTCGTTTGCCGCAAACGGGACAGGAAAAATCGCGCCGTACGGATTTTCCATGATTGGGTCATTAAAGCTGGCCTGTAACATTGCGGTAAACTAGAGGCCCGCCAACACGACTTCATGAAGGCCGCAAATGATCGTTCATTTTCTCTACGAACCCGGTGATGGGGGGTTGGACCGCGTCGCCATATTGCTGGCCAATGGCATGGCAAACCGTGGCCTACCGGTTGAACTATGGCTAGTGAAAGATGAAGGCGCGACGGCGTCACTAATCGACAGGGGAAAAGTGAAGGTCCGCATCTTGCCGACGTCTAATATCGGCAGTCGAGGATTTCGCCTTTTCCGGATCATTCCTGCTTTGGCCAGAATGATCCGAGAACATAAACCTCGGGCAAT is a window encoding:
- a CDS encoding M16 family metallopeptidase produces the protein MSRFSRTLFFALATSALTVSAPAFADNHKAPKPAPVSELVDAVNIPYEEFTLDNGLKVLVHTDRKAPIVAVSIWYGVGSANEPKGKTGYAHLFEHIMFNGSENAPGDYFEPLRQIGATDLNGTTWLDRTNYFQTVPKSALEVALFLESDRMGYLLGAVTQEKLDNQIGVVSNEKRQGDNQPYGLVGYKQTELLFPDSSHPYGHDTIGSLEDLEAASLDDMKTWFTDHYGPNNAILVLAGDIDAMAAKPLVNKWFGAIPSGKPIEKLDPPIPSLAAPVFEVMKDKVATTRIYRNWVVPGLNDPDYTKLDVGMAVLGGLASSRLDNIMVREEKNAVAVSAFVIPFVHGSLVNIQADVKPGEDADMVAKRLDEIIADFIKTGPTADEVQRVATRDAASRIAGLEQVGGFSGKAVALAEGKLYSNDPSHFKKELQRLASTTPESVTGAMQKWLTRPVVGITVVPGEREAYQEVGAGKGARTGTLTAPAYYMQDGQAGTVTAPDRSSLPPVGEVPNVDFPDVETATLSNGIKVYFARRDAVPMTRVTLSFDAGTTADPADKIGLQNFVTSMLEEGTTSLNSIQIAEQQERLGANIGVGGGRDQTAVSLSAVNPNLDASLDLMADIVKNPAFKSDDIERIRVQQLTSIEAAANDPGSIAGNALPPLLFGEAHPYGRGFSGDGTKESVSSITRDDLVKFHNGWMRPENATLFATGNIARKALVDKLEMRFGKWKGTGKAAPAKNFDAAIPAAQEKIVVIHRANSPQSLIYAGQVTPLKGTDDLLTLDAANEVLGGNFLSRINMDLRETKGWSYGTRNSILRGEHEVPYLMRAPVQTNQTGPAVAAIKAQVVDFLGENGVTDAELKRTVNGNVRQLPGQFERSTSVLGQMQEDVQFGRPSNYAETVAARYRTLTAEDLNKAMADAVDPNGFTWVIVGDADKIKPQLEALGMPIEYRGYEASDTDVSKLSSSSDSDGDE
- a CDS encoding MFS transporter is translated as MADSPVPETATPKATPIDSTRMTVLFSVMLVTASGNTAMQSILPTIGTQLHIPDFWVSAAFSWSALLWVYTAPKWARMSDKRGRKALMRLGMIGFTSSFALAGLALFLGLQGWYSALWTFVLFALFRSLYGGLGSAAPPAVQAYVAARTARADRTKALSLIASSFGLGTVVGPAIAPLLILPVLGLSSPMFAFAFIGIVVMVALALKLPNDDPGFAARGVVTSEPYSSAPTSANLRRDDEDDDEGEPEPPQLRWLDQRIRPWLITGFLGGNAQAMALGVVGFLVLDRLGLRADPAAGIEMTGIVLMSGAAATLLAQWGLIPLLQMGPRACVLWGMITAMVGCAILSEASGLYSIIIGFALASLGFGMFRPGFTAGSSINVSRAEQNAVAGMVASISGAAYIASPAIGVLLYTLYAPLPYWLALAICLFLFGWGWKTLQAD
- a CDS encoding antibiotic biosynthesis monooxygenase family protein; the encoded protein is MMLHPAGSIAVIFCAKRTTIDEAGYQEAAAKMSALAKLQPGYLGEDHARTENGLGITISYWKDDSSAKAWRDQPDHAATREKGRDKWYEFYTLHVARVERSYDWQK
- a CDS encoding class I SAM-dependent methyltransferase; translation: MSNSIAKTPIFSRIKARLERFFGAWGVFFKGFIKHPVMVGSIIPSSDVTIRKMLEPVKWDECDVFVEYGPGVGTFCRPILERMKPDATLIVIDLNPDFIEYLSKSIRDSRFYPVHGSAANVRQIIADLGHEKADYILSGLPFSTLPDNLGPKIASETYEALRPGGAFLVYQFVKRARDFMAPYFDRIDNGYSFWNILPCHLFWGWKHK